Proteins from one Pagrus major chromosome 1, Pma_NU_1.0 genomic window:
- the LOC140993524 gene encoding perforin-1-like, translating into MVKPWLFMLLCWAWSPLCLSSSVSFTGTPVDCQNAKFVPSYNLGGEGFNIVTMQRKGAYVIDTETWKLPDGTCRLYENTYMGGEKQKIPVAVVDWRSFPKCSLKVSSVLYGSVESLVNDSTSSVSNDWKLGLDLTVDRPTPGGVGFGGSLSKDAIFGMQKSKQDRYTFFRHSVNCNFYSYRLATKPPLSQEFQSAVDSLPSYSCKTAQSYRSLIDTYGTHFITQVFLGGELKAVTSVKTCKATMNGLTPTEVNDCLSVEASASFASSASIKAMSQHCEAKKKKLSISSFSSMFNERNTEVTGGNINSADILFEGKSNPSIYNNWLNSLKTTPDVIKYSIKPLHTILPDGHLAQAGLKREVEKYIIENAVLSKCSESCKIGHRSSKRDPCACVCNSNQNVGPNCCPAGKGLATLKVFGLRAVGLYGDRWGYTDGSVEVRYGNQIKRTGIIANNNSPTWSETFQFGPINMKDKLVFAVYDEDSYWNSDLLGQCSINLRSGKVTDTCMFTDGTFFFSYMVECAPSLGGVQCQDYVPTPMSLSLAKTFYTRNSVLLGEIGKQPPKVSLSG; encoded by the exons ATGGTAAAACCATGGCTTTTCATGCTCCTGTGTTGGGCATGGagtcctctgtgtctgtcctccAGTGTAAGCTTCACTGGTACACCAGTGGATTGTCAAAATGCTAAGTTTGTCCCTAGTTACAACCTGGGTGGCGAGGGCTTCAACATCGTCACAATGCAGCGGAAAGGTGCCTATGTCATCGACACTGAAACATGGAAACTTCCCGATGGCACCTGCAGGCTGTATGAAAACACCTACATGGGTGGAGAGAAGCAGAAGATCCCAGTTGCTGTGGTGGACTGGAGAAGCTTCCCCAAGTGCAGTTTAAAGGTCTCCAGTGTTCTCTATGGGTCGGTCGAATCTCTTGTCAATGATTCCACATCATCCGTGTCCAATGATTGGAAACTTGGCCTTGATTTAACTGTAGACCGTCCTACCCCTGGTGGGGTTGGTTTTGGAGGCTCCCTCTCCAAAGACGCAATCTTTGGCATGCAGAAGTCTAAACAAGACCGCTACACCTTCTTTCGCCATTCTGTCAACTGTAACTTCTATAG CTACAGACTGGCAACAAAACCTCCACTGAGTCAGGAGTTTCAATCAGCTGTGGACTCCCTTCCTTCATATTCATGTAAAACCGCACAATCATACCGCAGTCTGATCGACACATATGGTACACATTTCATCACACAAGTCTTTTTAGGAGGGGAATTGAAGGCAGTCACTTCTGTCAAGACCTGTAAGGCAACCATGAACGGCCTGACCCCGACAGAAGTCAACGACTGTTTGTCAGTCGAGGCCTCAGCTAGCTTTGCAAGTTCTGCGAGTATTAAGGCCATGTCTCAACACTGTgaggcaaagaagaagaagctctcTATCTCGAGTTTCAGTAGTATGTTTAATGAGCGTAACACAGAGGTCACTGGTGGAAATATCAACAGCGCTGATATCCTCTTTGAAGGAAAATCCAACCCCTCCATCTATAACAACTGGCTCAATTCACTGAAAACCACTCCTGATGTGATCAAATACAGCATAAAGCCCCTGCACACCATTCTGCCAGATGGTCATCTTGCTCAGGCTGGACTGAAGCGAGAGGTAGAGAAGTACATCATTGAAAATGCTGTGTTGAGCAAATGTTCAGAAAGTTGTAAGATTGGGCACAGATCCAGCAAAAGAGATCcttgtgcttgtgtttgcaaCAGCAATCAGAATGTCGGGCCTAACTGCTGTCCTGCTGGGAAAGGTCTGGCAACACTGAAGGTCTTCGGCCTTCGTGCAGTGGGTCTGTATGGTGATAGATGGGGTTATACAGATGGTTCAGTTGAAGTTAGATATGGCAACCAGATAAAGCGCACTGGCATTAttgcaaacaacaacagtccTACATGGTCGGAGACATTTCAATTTGGACCCATTAACATGAAGGACAAACTTGTGTTCGCGGTATATGATGAGGATTCTTACTGGAACAGCGATCTACTTGGCCAGTGTTCAATTAATCTGCGTAGTGGGAAAGTGACAGACACCTGCATGTTTACCGATGgtaccttcttcttctcctacaTGGTAGAGTGTGCACCAAGTCTTGGTGGTGTCCAATGTCAAGACTATGTACCCACCCCCATGAGTCTCTCTTTGGCCAAGACCTTCTACACCAGGAATAGTGTCCTTCTTGGAGAGATAGGGAAGCAGCCTCCTAAAGTCAGTCTGTCAGGATGA
- the LOC141000328 gene encoding ras-related protein Rab-33B-like, producing the protein MESSLEFSSSLGSVSSLLTRYRTFKVLVIGDSGVGKTCLTYRLCAGEFPRRVEATIGVDFRDRLLDIDGEKIKLQLWDTAGQERFRKSMVQHYYRNVHAVLFIYDVTCPASFSGLASWVEECRQNSLGHEIPRFLVGNKSDLRDPRRIEGQVSQERAIRFAKAHNMMFFETSAKNPPNKCVSGRQSDGEVSYQQDKVEDIVAAVGAKLRRQKRPSAANAPVHNGSFKILNKKRPDKEMWVCC; encoded by the exons ATGGAGTCATCTCTGGAGTTTTCCAGCTCTCTGGGCAGCGTGTCCTCCCTGCTGACCCGCTACAGGACATTTAAAGTGCTGGTGATAGGAGACTCCGGGGTGGGGAAGACCTGCCTAACATACCGACTCTGCGCAGGAGAGTTCCCCCGGAGAGTGGAGGCCACCATCGGCGTAGACTTCCGCGACAGACTGCTGGATATCGATGGAGAGAAAATTAAG CTCCAGCTGTGGGACACAGCAGGACAGGAGCGTTTCAGAAAGTCCATGGTGCAACACTACTACCGTAACGTCCACGCTGTGCTCTTCATATATGATGTCACCTGCCCTGCCAGCTTCAGCGGCCTGGCGTCCTGGGTAGAAGAGTGCAGGCAGAACTCCCTCGGCCATGAAATCCCCAG GTTCCTGGTGGGAAATAAGAGTGACCTCCGTGACCCCCGCAGGATTGAGGGCCAGGTGAGCCAGGAGCGGGCGATTCGCTTCGCCAAAGCCcacaacatgatgttttttGAGACATCTGCCAAAAACCCGCCAAACAAATGCGTGAGCGGTCGACAAAGTGATGGGGAGGTGTCGTATCAGCAGGATAAGGTGGAGGACATCGTTGCTGCTGTTGGTGCCAAACTGAGGAGGCAGAAGAGACCTTCAGCAGCAAATGCCCCGGTGCACAACGGCTCCTTTAAAATCCTGAACAAGAAAAGACCAGATAAGGAGATGTGGgtctgctgctga